One genomic segment of Vibrio sp. SCSIO 43136 includes these proteins:
- a CDS encoding FNR family transcription factor, which translates to MISDKPATKRIQSGGCAIHCQDCSISQLCIPFTLNESELDQLDEIIERKKPIQKGQELFKAGDELKSLYAIRSGTIKSYTITEQGDEQITAFHLAGDLVGFDAINDSEHPSFAQALETSMVCEIPYEILDDLSGKMPKLRQQIMRLMSNEIKGDQEMILLLSKKNAEERLAAFLYNLSTRFSQRGFSPREFRLTMTRGDIGNYLGLTVETISRLLGRFQKSDILSVKGKYITIIDHDALQDLAGVSKG; encoded by the coding sequence ATGATTTCTGATAAACCTGCAACGAAGCGTATTCAATCTGGTGGTTGTGCAATCCACTGTCAAGATTGCAGCATCAGCCAGCTGTGTATCCCATTTACACTGAATGAGTCTGAGCTAGATCAGCTTGATGAGATTATCGAGCGTAAGAAACCTATTCAAAAAGGTCAGGAGCTATTTAAAGCTGGGGATGAGCTTAAATCTCTCTATGCTATTCGCTCCGGAACGATTAAGAGTTACACCATTACTGAGCAAGGTGATGAGCAAATTACTGCATTCCACTTAGCCGGCGATTTGGTTGGGTTTGATGCTATCAACGATAGTGAACATCCAAGTTTTGCTCAGGCGCTTGAGACATCCATGGTATGTGAGATCCCGTACGAGATCCTTGATGACCTTTCAGGCAAAATGCCTAAGCTTCGTCAGCAAATCATGCGTCTTATGAGTAATGAAATTAAAGGCGATCAGGAAATGATTTTGTTGCTTTCGAAGAAAAACGCCGAAGAGCGTCTAGCAGCATTCTTGTACAACCTTTCTACTCGTTTCTCTCAACGCGGTTTTAGCCCTCGTGAGTTTCGTTTAACCATGACTCGTGGCGATATCGGTAACTACTTAGGTCTGACCGTAGAAACCATTAGCCGCCTGTTAGGTCGTTTCCAGAAGTCTGACATTCTGAGTGTAAAAGGTAAGTACATCACGATTATTGATCATGATGCGCTTCAAGATTTAGCTGGCGTAAGTAAAGGCTAA
- the uspE gene encoding universal stress protein UspE: protein MSIYNRILVVADINSEKQPALARAIQLSESSRSESKITFFLSIYDFSYEMTSMLSVDERDAMRKGVVRQRELWMKEVAAPYLEQGANIDVKVVWHNRPYEAVIAEVFAEKHEIVVKATRKHDVLESVIFTPTDWHLLRKCPCAVLLVKNHDWPVNGNIMASVHVGSENPTHLGLNDRMVEQLQDICGRLNANPILVNAYPVTPANITIELPEFDPASYTDAVRGHHLTAMKALRQKHSLDQDNTRTEQGLPEDVIPKLVDELDVGLVILGTTGRTGLSAVFIGNTAEHVIDKINCDVLALKPEGFVSPLDPIQ, encoded by the coding sequence ATGAGTATCTACAATCGAATTCTTGTTGTTGCGGACATTAATAGTGAAAAACAGCCTGCACTTGCCCGAGCTATTCAGTTAAGCGAGAGTAGTCGCTCAGAAAGTAAAATAACCTTCTTTTTGTCCATCTACGACTTTTCCTACGAAATGACGTCGATGTTATCTGTCGATGAGCGAGATGCGATGCGTAAAGGCGTTGTTCGACAGAGAGAGCTGTGGATGAAAGAAGTTGCAGCACCTTATTTGGAGCAAGGCGCTAATATCGATGTCAAAGTCGTTTGGCACAATCGCCCTTATGAAGCGGTGATTGCTGAAGTCTTCGCTGAAAAACACGAGATTGTGGTTAAAGCAACTCGCAAGCATGATGTACTTGAATCCGTTATTTTCACCCCTACCGATTGGCACTTACTCCGAAAGTGCCCATGTGCTGTATTACTGGTGAAAAACCATGATTGGCCAGTCAATGGTAATATTATGGCATCGGTACATGTCGGTTCAGAAAATCCGACTCATCTTGGACTTAATGATCGAATGGTTGAGCAACTCCAAGATATCTGCGGCCGTTTGAATGCTAATCCGATCTTAGTTAATGCGTATCCAGTTACCCCCGCCAACATCACTATTGAGCTCCCTGAATTTGATCCGGCAAGTTATACCGATGCGGTGCGCGGTCACCATTTGACAGCGATGAAGGCGTTGAGGCAAAAGCACAGTCTAGATCAAGACAACACTCGCACTGAACAGGGCTTGCCGGAAGATGTTATTCCAAAATTGGTCGACGAGTTAGATGTCGGTTTAGTCATCTTAGGTACAACGGGGCGAACTGGGCTATCTGCAGTGTTTATTGGCAATACTGCTGAGCACGTGATAGACAAAATCAACTGTGACGTTCTTG